One stretch of Zingiber officinale cultivar Zhangliang chromosome 6B, Zo_v1.1, whole genome shotgun sequence DNA includes these proteins:
- the LOC121989492 gene encoding pyrophosphate--fructose 6-phosphate 1-phosphotransferase subunit beta-like → MATASSLPPNGAAVKGPYPGRLTSVYSDVQTSRLNHSLPLPSILKAPFELCDGPRSSAAGNPDEIAKLFPNLFGQPSAKLVPAGSGPSDLPGSLKIGVVLSGGQAPGGHNVISGIFDYLQDRTKGSILYGFRGGPAGIMKRKYVELTHDFVYPYRNQGGFDMICSGRDKIETPEQFKQAEDTVTELDLDGLVVIGGDDSNTNACLLAENFRQKKMKTQLIGCPKTIDGDLKCKEVPTSFGFDTACKIYSEMIGNVMIDARSTGKYYHFVRLMGRAASHITLECALQTHPNIAIIGEEVAAKKQTLKNVTDYITDIICKRAELGYNYGVVLIPEGLIDFIPEVQQLIAELNEILAHDVVDAEGLWKTKLQQQSKVLFEFLPQAIQDQLLLERDPHGNVQVAKIETEKMLISMVETELQNRKLEGKYAGNFKGQSHFFGYEGRCGLPTNFDANYCYALGYAAGALLHSGKTGLISSVGNLSAPVDEWTVGGTALTSLMDVERRHGKFKPVIKKAMVELDGGPFSKFASMRDEWAIKNRYISPGPVQFIGPGSNDVNHTLLLELGAWA, encoded by the exons ATGGCGACTGCGAGCTCCCTCCCGCCCAACGGCGCCGCCGTCAAGGGACCCTACCCCGGTCGCCTCACTTCCGTGTACAGCGACGTGCAGACCAGCCGACTCAACCATTCCCTCCCTCTCCCCTCCATCCTCAAGGCCCCTTTCGAGCTCTGCGATGGCCCTCGTAGCTCTGCCGCCGGAAACCCAG ACGAGATTGCGAAGCTATTTCCTAATTTATTTGGTCAGCCGTCGGCAAAGCTAGTGCCGGCTGGCTCGGGTCCTTCAGATTTGCCCGGGAGTCTGAAGATTGGGGTTGTGCTGTCCGGCGGCCAGGCTCCAGGTGGACACAATGTGATATCTGGGATATTCG ATTACTTACAGGATAGGACGAAAGGTAGCATCCTGTATGGATTTAGGGGGGGACCGGCAGGTATTATGAAGCGCAAGTACGTGGAGCTGACTCATGATTTTGTCTATCCTTACAGAAACCAG GGTGGATTTGACATGATCTGCAGTGGAAGGGACAAGATTGAAACTCCAGAGCAG TTCAAGCAAGCTGAAGATACTGTGACAGAActtgatttggatggacttgtTGTTATTGGTGGTGATGACTCCAATACTAATGCATGCCTGCTTGCTGAAAATTTTAG gcaaaagaaaatgaaaactcAGCTGATTGGATGCCCCAAAACAATTGATGGAGATCTCAAATGCAAGGAAGTTCCTACAAGTTTTGGATTTGATACTGCATGCAAG ATCTACTCTGAAATGATTGGAAATGTAATGATAGATGCGCGTTCAACTGGCAAATATTACCATT TTGTGAGGTTGATGGGTCGTGCTGCTTCTCATATAACATTGGAATGTGCTTTGCAAACACATCCTAACATTGCCATCATTGGTGAAGAG GTGGCTGCTAAGAAGCAAACACTTAAGAATGTTACAGATTACATTACTGACATTATCTGCAAGCGTGCAGAACTTGGCTACAATTATGGTGTCGTACTTATTCCTGAAGGACTGATTGACTTTATTCCTGAG GTCCAACAACTTATTGCTGAACTAAATGAAATCCTAGCTCATGATGTAGTTGATGCTGAGGGGTTGTGGAAAACCAAACTTCAACAACAATCAAAAGTTCTCTTTGAATTCCTGCCCCAGGCAATCCAAGATCAACTTTTGCTGGAAAGAGATCCACATGGAAATGTACAG GTTGCCAAAATTGAAACTGAAAAAATGCTCATCTCCATGGTTGAAACAGAGTTGCAGAATAGAAAATTGGAGGGTAAATATGCTGGAAATTTTAAAGGACAGTCCCACTTTTTTGG ATATGAAGGAAGATGTGGCTTGCCAACAAATTTTGATGCCAACTACTGCTATGCACTGGGGTATGCTGCAGGAGCTCTGCTACATTCAGGAAAGACAGGGCTCATTTCCTCG GTTGGTAACTTAAGTGCTCCTGTTGATGAATGGACTGTTGGTGGAACTGCATTGACTTCATTGATGGATGTAGAGAGGAGACATG GTAAATTCAAGCCAGTGATCAAGAAGGCTATGGTGGAACTGGATG GTGGCCCATTTAGCAAGTTTGCATCAATGCGAGATGAGTGGGCTATCAAGAACAGATACATCAGCCCCG GACCAGTTCAATTTATTGGTCCAGGATCAAACGATGTTAACCACACCCTGCTCTTGGAACTGGGAGCCTGGGCTTAA
- the LOC121989491 gene encoding formin-like protein 16, whose amino-acid sequence MAARRIPSSLLLFLLSLISAATSAAQAPSTRNIQVQFPSFPAPAFQIPPPPPPAQAPAPASTPPLPQSSTSRVRVAVAITASSSIALCALLFAGFFFLAQRLQVRVGDGALPERSDSAPKGQTASGGIVDENGLDAIYWREFNEKRCPFCHNELDASEVREQGDSGGGGGGGDADGSSPENPGRVQERPLLPAGSISSSQSFSSEQSTPSVFSFAAVRTAGSAKHMGVSRQESATRSAGRSNSESSLSSAALPPPSLPPHRPTMTSIAASVPLPASESNAPPPRQPPATTKSSAAPPAPPPPPVAKSIPAGPPPPPPPPGKTPPAAPSRPPLPPPAPPTGGGRTAIGPSAMPPQSSAAAAAKKLKPLHWDKMNPDNAQHSMVWDKITDGSFRFDEDILEVLFGTMATNRKSPAGGKAGGASGNSGPSTQTTVISFLDPRRSQNIAIVLRSLSLSRSDILDALVEGRGLPVEVLERLTKVAPTEEEAALIRSYDGNPGKLTEADSFLFHILRAVPSPFARFNAMLFRANYEHEVAQLRQSLQTMEAACKEMKTRGLLLKLLEAVLKAGNLMNAGTARGNAQAFNLSALCKLSDVKSADGSTTLLQFVVEEVVRSEGKRLVVKRNHSFGPTTLDRTTSHSGASGTREEREKEYIKLGLPIVGGISDEFSSVKKAASIDPDALAGTCSSLTARLAEIQQFLGTCGNDGFTREMREFAAAAAEDLRAARAEQGRVMELVRGVTDYYQPGSSRAKGSHPMLLFVIVRDFLNMVDKTCVDIARNLQTKKKPQQAEASGSQRKPVARFPCLPPNFLSENPKSESSSDDDEAGS is encoded by the exons aTGGCCGCTAGACGTATCCCTTCttccctcctcctcttcctcctctccctcatCTCTGCCGCGACCTCAGCCGCCCAGGCGCCGTCGACGAGGAACATCCAGGTGCAATTCCCCTCCTTCCCCGCCCCCGCCTTCCAAATCCCCCCTCCTCCGCCGCCGGCGCAGGCTCCGGCCCCGGCTTCGACTCCCCCGCTGCCACAATCCAGCACTTCCAGAGTGAGGGTCGCCGTCGCCATCACCGCCTCCAGCAGCATCGCCCTCTGCGCTCTTCTTTTTGCGGGCTTCTTCTTCCTCGCCCAGCGCCTCCAGGTCAGAGTCGGCGATGGCGCCCTCCCCGAGCGCTCAGATTCGGCACCTAAGGGTCAGACCGCGTCGGGCGGAATTGTTGACGAGAATGGGCTGGACGCCATCTACTGGCGCGAGTTCAACGAGAAGAGGTGCCCCTTCTGCCATAACGAGTTGGATGCCTCTGAAGTCCGGGAACAAGGCGATAGTGGCGGTGGCGGTGGCGGTGGGGATGCTGATGGATCGTCCCCGGAAAATCCGGGGAGGGTACAAGAAAGGCCGTTGCTTCCCGCCGGCAGCATCAGCTCATCGCAGTCGTTTTCTTCGGAGCAGAGCACGCCGTCTGTGTTCTCCTTTGCCGCCGTCCGAACCGCTGGGAGCGCGAAGCATATGGGTGTTTCCCGCCAGGAATCAGCCACTCGGTCAGCGGGAAGATCGAATTCGGAGTCTTCGTTATCATCGGCAGCGCTACCGCCTCCGTCTCTTCCTCCCCATCGACCGACGATGACATCAATCGCGGCCTCTGTGCCCCTGCCAGCTTCGGAATCAAACGCGCCTCCACCTCGACAACCACCGGCGACGACCAAATCGAGCGCGGCCCCTCCAGCACCTCCTCCCCCACCGGTCGCGAAATCAATTCCCGCGGGCCCAcctccaccacctcctcctccaggGAAAACCCCACCCGCAGCTCCATCACGCCCTCCATTGCCTCCGCCGGCCCCACCAACCGGCGGCGGCCGTACAGCCATCGGCCCCTCAGCGATGCCGCCGCAGTCGTCGGCCGCGGCGGCGGCGAAGAAGCTGAAACCGCTTCACTGGGACAAGATGAACCCGGACAACGCCCAACACTCCATGGTCTGGGACAAGATCACGGACGGTTCATTCAG ATTCGATGAGGACATATTGGAAGTCCTGTTTGGCACGATGGCCACCAACCGGAAGTCCCCCGCCGGCGGTAAAGCTGGCGGTGCTTCCGGCAATTCCGGCCCCAGCACGCAGACAACCGTGATCTCCTTTCTGGACCCGCGCAGGTCGCAGAACATCGCTATCGTCCTCCGCTCACTGTCCCTGAGCCGCTCGGACATCCTCGACGCCCTCGTCGAGGGCCGCGGCCTCCCCGTTGAAGTCCTCGAGCGCCTCACCAAGGTAGCCCCTACCGAGGAGGAGGCGGCGTTGATCCGTAGCTACGACGGCAACCCCGGCAAGCTCACTGAAGCGGATTCCTTCCTCTTCCACATCCTCCGCGCTGTCCCCTCCCCGTTCGCCCGCTTCAACGCCATGCTCTTCCGGGCCAACTACGAGCACGAGGTGGCGCAGCTGCGGCAGTCGCTCCAGACGATGGAGGCGGCGTGCAAGGAAATGAAGACCCGCGGCCTTTTGCTCAAGCTACTGGAAGCGGTCCTCAAAGCCGGCAACCTCATGAACGCCGGCACGGCCCGTGGCAACGCCCAGGCCTTCAACCTCTCCGCCCTCTGCAAGCTCTCCGACGTGAAGAGCGCCGACGGGAGCACGACGCTGCTGCAGTTCGTGGTGGAGGAGGTCGTCCGGTCGGAGGGCAAGCGGCTTGTTGTCAAACGCAACCATAGCTTCGGCCCGACGACCCTGGACCGCACCACGAGCCACAGCGGCGCCTCCGGAACgagggaggaaagggagaaggagTACATCAAGCTGGGCTTGCCCATCGTCGGGGGGATCAGCGACGAGTTCTCCAGCGTCAAGAAGGCGGCCAGCATCGACCCCGACGCCCTCGCAGGTACCTGCTCCTCTCTAACCGCCCGCCTGGCTGAGATTCAGCAGTTCCTGGGCACGTGCGGCAACGACGGGTTCACGAGGGAGATGCGGGAGttcgcggcggcggcggcggaggatcTGCGGGCGGCGAGAGCAGAGCAGGGGCGGGTGATGGAGCTGGTGAGGGGCGTCACGGACTACTACCAGCCGGGATCCTCCAGGGCGAAGGGAAGCCACCCGATGCTGCTGTTCGTCATCGTGAGAGACTTCTTGAACATGGTCGACAAGACCTGCGTCGACATCGCCCGCAACCTGCAGACGAAGAAGAAGCCGCAGCAGGCGGAAGCGTCGGGGAGTCAAAGGAAACCAGTGGCGCGGTTTCCCTGCTTGCCGCCGAACTTCTTGTCGGAAAATCCCAAGTCGGAATCGAGCAGCGACGACGATGAGGCCGGATCGTGA
- the LOC121991522 gene encoding auxin-responsive protein IAA17-like — MQRLMSSTVEHDYIGLSERNSSAGGVEGGVLNLKATELRLGLPGSESPHRVEKIGLTLDLLPKSFVSGAKRGFSDANDGGGMWGFAAEGGRSEVNSVKGGGLFSGRGEVASGGSAGQLSGQGNVGKDLAVKAAGQERKVTPKGCGSVGNDSPVAPAAKAQVVGWPPIRSYRKNTMITNPSKVKDDADGIQGQGCLYVKVSMDGAPYLRKVDLKIYKNYKELSSALEKMFSGFTIGRCDSHGIPGREELSENHLMDLLNGSEYVITYEDKDGDWMIVGDVPWAMFTNSCRRLRIMKGSDAIGLAPRALEKCKNLKKSILSWTQ; from the exons ATGCAGAGGTTGATGTCGTCGACGGTGGAGCATGATTACATAGGTCTGTCGGAGCGGAACTCCTCTGCCGGCGGAGTCGAGGGAGGGGTTCTGAACCTCAAGGCCACGGAACTCAGGTTGGGGCTGCCTGGGTCGGAGTCGCCCCACCGCGTGGAGAAGATCGGGCTCACCCTGGATTTGCTCCCCAAGAGCTTCGTCTCCGGTGCCAAGAGGGGGTTCTCCGACGCCAACGATGGGGGCGGGATGTGGGGATTTGCCGCCGAAGGTGGCAGATCTGAAGTGAACTCGGTAAAAGGTGGCGGCTTGTTTTCGGGGAGAGGGGAGGTTGCGTCCGGTGGCAGTGCAGGGCAGCTTTCTGGGCAAGGGAATGTGGGGAAGGACCTAGCGGTGAAAGCGGCTGGGCAGGAGCGGAAGGTCACCCCGAAGGGCTGTGGTTCTGTTGGGAATGATAGTCCGGTAGCTCCTGCAGCGAA AGCACAGGTGGTTGGTTGGCCACCAATCCGTAGTTATCGGAAGAATACTATGATTACAAATCCATCTAAGGTTAAAGATGATGCTGATGGAATACAAGGGCAAGGGTGTCTTTATGTGAAGGTTAGCATGGATGGAGCTCCTTATCTGAGGAAAGTTGATCTCAAAATATACAAAAACTATAAGGAACTTTCATCAGCACTTGAGAAAATGTTCAGCGGCTTCACAATTG GTCGGTGTGATTCTCATGGAATACCAGGCAGAGAGGAGTTATCTGAGAATCATTTGATGGATCTCCTGAATGGTTCTGAGTATGTCATTACTTATGAAGACAAGGATGGAGACTGGATGATTGTCGGTGATGTGCCATGGGC GATGTTCACAAACTCATGCAGGAGGTTGAGGATCATGAAAGGTTCAGATGCTATTGGACTTG CCCCAAGGGCCCTGGAGAAATGCAAGAACCTGAAAAAGAGTATTTTATCATGGACACAATAA